From Kineosporia succinea, the proteins below share one genomic window:
- a CDS encoding NAD(P)-dependent alcohol dehydrogenase: protein MKAAVRHLYGPPEVVTLAEVPPPVLGPGQLMVRVYATTVNRTDCALREGKPFLWRLLVGPRRPRLKILGCEYAGVVEEAAPDVTRFSVGDQVFGYHDTGFGAHAELLAVTASGPIALLPTGLSFEQAVPATEGSHYADTMIRGARIEPGHEVLVYGATGAIGSAAVQLLHGIGAHVTAVCDAENLDLVRKLGADQVMDRTAFDQEIQQHRRKGRRHTELSTAPEASTAPEASAAPVARTKPKASMAPEASAPSIASTTPKASTAPVASTAPEASMAPEASAPSVASTAPKASAPSVASTAPKASAPSIASTAPEADATPVAVQGQSPDGYHAVLDAVGKSSFGQCRRLLRPGGVYVSADLGKGSQNIVLPLAAPLTRLLLQGRRVVFPIPRRTPDMAEHFRELMQHGTFRPLIDRSYPLGDIVAAHRYVSSGRKVGNVVIVVRTVEPGAPPVS from the coding sequence ATGAAGGCCGCCGTGCGCCACCTTTACGGACCACCCGAGGTGGTCACGCTTGCCGAGGTGCCTCCCCCGGTCTTGGGCCCAGGCCAATTGATGGTCAGGGTTTACGCCACCACGGTCAACCGGACGGACTGCGCCCTGCGCGAGGGCAAGCCCTTCCTGTGGCGGCTGCTCGTCGGCCCGCGGCGCCCCCGCTTGAAGATCCTGGGCTGCGAGTACGCCGGGGTGGTCGAGGAGGCGGCCCCGGACGTGACCCGGTTCAGCGTCGGAGACCAGGTGTTCGGCTACCACGACACGGGTTTCGGGGCTCACGCCGAGCTGCTGGCGGTGACGGCGTCGGGACCGATCGCCCTCCTGCCCACCGGCCTGAGCTTCGAGCAGGCGGTTCCGGCCACCGAGGGATCGCACTACGCCGACACCATGATCCGCGGCGCCCGCATCGAGCCCGGGCACGAGGTTCTCGTCTACGGCGCCACCGGAGCCATCGGTTCGGCGGCAGTGCAGCTGCTGCATGGGATCGGCGCGCACGTCACCGCCGTGTGTGATGCCGAAAACCTGGACCTGGTACGGAAACTCGGCGCCGACCAGGTGATGGACCGCACGGCGTTCGACCAAGAGATCCAGCAGCACCGACGAAAAGGCCGCCGCCACACCGAGCTCAGCACTGCCCCCGAAGCCAGCACTGCACCCGAAGCCAGCGCCGCGCCCGTTGCCCGCACCAAACCCAAGGCCAGCATGGCCCCCGAAGCCAGCGCCCCATCCATCGCCAGCACCACCCCCAAGGCCAGCACCGCACCCGTTGCCAGCACTGCACCCGAGGCCAGCATGGCCCCCGAAGCCAGCGCCCCATCCGTTGCCAGCACTGCACCCAAGGCCAGCGCCCCATCCGTTGCCAGCACTGCACCCAAGGCCAGCGCCCCATCCATCGCCAGCACCGCACCCGAAGCCGACGCCACACCCGTTGCCGTACAGGGCCAGTCACCGGACGGCTATCACGCCGTACTCGACGCCGTGGGCAAGAGCTCGTTCGGACAGTGCCGCCGCCTGCTGCGACCAGGCGGCGTCTACGTCTCGGCGGACCTGGGCAAGGGCTCGCAGAACATCGTGCTCCCCCTGGCCGCGCCGTTGACCCGGCTTCTGCTGCAGGGCCGACGAGTGGTGTTCCCCATCCCCAGAAGAACCCCGGACATGGCCGAGCACTTTCGCGAACTCATGCAGCACGGCACATTTCGGCCACTGATCGACCGCAGCTATCCCCTGGGCGACATCGTCGCTGCCCACCGGTACGTGAGCAGCGGCCGCAAGGTCGGCAACGTGGTGATCGTGGTGCGCACCGTGGAGCCGGGCGCCCCGCCCGTGTCGTGA
- a CDS encoding organic hydroperoxide resistance protein: MAAVYTAVATATGDGRGGHTTSSDGVIDLDLAVPKEMGGPGGEKTNPEQLFAAGYAACFHGAARLVAGKQKADTTGSSVTAEVGIGSNGQGGFALEVTLKVNFPALDQATAESIVETAHQVCPYSNATRNNIPVELVVTTNPA, encoded by the coding sequence ATGGCTGCTGTGTACACCGCTGTTGCTACCGCTACGGGTGACGGGCGAGGCGGGCACACCACGTCGAGCGACGGCGTCATCGACCTCGACCTGGCCGTCCCCAAGGAGATGGGCGGCCCGGGCGGCGAGAAGACCAACCCCGAGCAGCTGTTCGCGGCCGGTTACGCGGCCTGCTTCCACGGCGCCGCGCGCCTGGTGGCCGGTAAGCAGAAGGCCGACACCACCGGTTCCTCGGTGACGGCCGAGGTCGGCATCGGCTCGAACGGCCAGGGCGGCTTCGCGCTCGAGGTCACCCTGAAGGTGAACTTCCCCGCGCTCGACCAGGCCACCGCCGAGTCGATCGTCGAGACCGCGCACCAGGTCTGCCCCTACTCCAACGCGACGCGCAACAACATCCCGGTCGAGCTGGTCGTCACGACCAACCCGGCCTGA
- a CDS encoding TetR/AcrR family transcriptional regulator, whose product MATTEPVSVRPSKARERLLRTASALFYTEGIHEVGVDRILSEAEVTRSTFYRHFPGKEDLVLNYIHGVDQSVREHVEETGEGEGSEHPKSLIEALIDEHAEQICRPGFRGCAFINAAAEYPDHASPVRLAIDEHRAWMLGVATEAFRRAGHDSPDRAGRRFMLLRDGAMISGYLHDPEAARKTLREGIDDLLFDGRSSS is encoded by the coding sequence ATGGCAACGACCGAGCCGGTATCCGTCAGACCCTCGAAGGCACGCGAGCGCCTGCTGAGAACCGCCTCGGCGCTCTTCTACACCGAAGGCATCCATGAGGTAGGTGTCGACCGCATCCTCAGCGAGGCTGAGGTCACACGCTCCACCTTCTACCGGCATTTCCCCGGCAAGGAGGATCTGGTGCTCAACTACATCCACGGGGTCGACCAGTCCGTGCGCGAGCACGTCGAAGAGACCGGCGAGGGCGAAGGCAGCGAGCACCCGAAGTCGCTGATCGAGGCGCTGATCGACGAGCACGCCGAGCAGATCTGCCGGCCGGGCTTCCGGGGCTGCGCGTTCATCAACGCCGCCGCCGAGTACCCCGACCACGCCAGTCCCGTGCGCCTGGCCATCGACGAGCACCGGGCCTGGATGCTGGGCGTGGCCACCGAGGCGTTCCGCCGGGCCGGTCACGATTCGCCCGACCGGGCCGGGCGCCGCTTCATGCTGCTGCGCGACGGCGCGATGATCTCGGGCTATCTGCACGATCCGGAAGCCGCTCGCAAAACTCTGCGCGAGGGCATAGACGATCTGCTGTTCGACGGCCGGTCGAGTTCCTGA
- a CDS encoding AAA domain-containing protein codes for MGERNEVVLDRTRRLLTFLAATARELTVRPVRDVFRHDGPAPLTPSDIPAHPQVHLGPTADGGAWLRVGKVAQVGEPPVPPPHLAPYLESPTAGETAGEVEAAAAPRVPRRRSGAPHETPEMLRTRAVGEALPLSEPNKTPGTLPTSATDDTTESLPTSAAGRAPEARSTTAAGETLRSSDSDERPERLPADEARDWLEQTWQPWAEATKHTRQARDLYERLFSLHLEAERTQSTHELVWGHSILSWQPRSSGQPRSSGQPHGSEQSHGSEQSHSSEQPHSSEQPHDPDAAIRHPLLLTGALIELDAATGALRVTPDGPPELQLAPLEGLDLPVLGELNKLTERVAAEPFDAWNPQDRHELHESLLAPLHLDARTDDGPNIVPPHDVPVITDTWVLFLRRRPTRHERFYLQLAERLRDDSVLPQSLAAVVADDDELQAALGAAPDDNSWLPVGERLLMPLAANAEQERIARQLSRERGVTVQGPPGTGKSHTIANLVSHLLAHGKRVLVTAQNEQALTVLRDKIPEELRDLSIAVLGSSNESMEQLRGSAQAVQDIASQIDVDFETALVEKLDTELDQVRAQLRDVEQAVLEALRTEDAQWPLPSGPQRAPEVARWLTAHEHDLGLIPDELAVDAVPPLDPSQLARLFDLSERLMPTDAHALRTKRPRGDLPTPTQLVALTGKLDQLRQDVADLEHSGVDVEALDRVEPEALVELRSLVDASASRLARLENPGLDRIRSEVRASGQARQTWENRSGQLKQLTDRAADLQRALFGHEIQLPVGDVHEQKRLLADLGQRFAAGKGLPRFGGGDLKQLHAQALVDGRALRTPEDVQLATTQLELTEARGSILRMLAQLAPLEVPPDGPDFVHGTTVLAEQLAQALTWETVDQPALLERLRPVMPHLQAGLSAEELHHGGRLLAASGARQEERTVTAELESLAAELRAGAEATDASPIWNTLRNALDHRDWGTWGVTLDEVARLSGLEPIASEQKELAARLATVAPGWSAAIVATSADPDVVGLSTRTAQIWHWRITATWLDELLRAGDLAHLQAQVITLQQREQALVLQRARRGAGLGLKRNLRDLNRRALASWLRALGKRGKGTGKYAPHWESEARRFMPSAMGAVPVWIMPVHRVIENFDPLVTEPFDVVIVDESSQCDLLSVGVLALGAKAVVVGDDQQTSPAAVGVNQERIIGLQNSHLPDVGVKSLLTVDQSLYALSELIFPSTILLREHFRCVPEIIEFSNRYYDGDILPLREPSTAAIGAPLRLVRTETGATSGSASGDKINRIEAAALVEQVVACHHDRAYDGMTFGVVTLQGSAQAPLIENLLRDRLGPEAFAERRLRVGSPPAFQGDERNVVFVSVVADDATWAATKNADKQRINVAASRAQDQLWVFHTVEPGRLHADDQRRALLEYVRDAGRRPFQPEGLEARCESDFELDLLRELLPAGYEVQVQHQVGRYRVDLVVVGQHGRLAIECDGDRADLVDGWEAGIRRQRQLERLGWTFWRIRASEFYRERSETVATLIERLDKLGIRPRDQWPVTVDAEIEDASGDPGGPVTSGGPADAGGPADAGGPAALSGPADAGGPVDAGGPVDLDGPADQGAPVDLDRAGDTLFDLPER; via the coding sequence GTGGGCGAGCGGAACGAGGTGGTCCTCGACCGCACCCGTCGGCTGCTCACGTTCCTGGCGGCCACGGCCCGGGAGCTGACCGTCCGGCCGGTGCGCGACGTGTTCCGGCACGACGGGCCGGCCCCCCTGACCCCCTCCGACATCCCGGCCCACCCTCAGGTGCACCTCGGCCCCACGGCCGACGGCGGCGCCTGGCTGCGCGTGGGCAAGGTGGCGCAGGTCGGCGAGCCGCCGGTGCCACCTCCGCACCTGGCGCCCTACCTCGAGTCGCCCACCGCGGGCGAAACCGCGGGCGAGGTGGAAGCGGCCGCCGCACCGCGCGTCCCCCGTCGACGCTCGGGCGCCCCGCACGAGACACCCGAGATGCTCCGCACCCGCGCGGTGGGTGAGGCACTCCCGCTCAGCGAGCCGAACAAGACACCCGGAACGCTCCCGACCAGCGCCACCGACGACACGACCGAGTCGCTCCCGACCAGCGCGGCCGGCAGGGCGCCGGAGGCGCGCTCAACCACCGCGGCCGGCGAGACCCTCCGCAGCAGCGACTCCGACGAGCGTCCCGAGAGGCTCCCGGCCGACGAGGCGCGCGACTGGCTCGAGCAGACCTGGCAGCCCTGGGCCGAGGCCACGAAGCACACCCGTCAGGCCCGTGACCTCTACGAACGCCTCTTCAGCCTGCACCTCGAGGCCGAGCGCACGCAGAGCACGCACGAGCTGGTGTGGGGTCACTCGATCCTGTCCTGGCAGCCCCGCAGCTCCGGGCAGCCCCGCAGCTCCGGGCAGCCCCACGGCTCCGAGCAGTCCCACGGCTCCGAGCAGTCCCACAGCTCCGAACAGCCCCACAGCTCCGAACAGCCCCACGATCCCGACGCCGCGATCCGTCACCCTCTCCTGCTCACCGGCGCCCTGATCGAGCTCGACGCCGCCACCGGCGCCCTGCGCGTCACCCCCGACGGCCCGCCCGAACTCCAGCTGGCCCCGCTCGAGGGCCTCGACCTGCCGGTCCTCGGCGAGCTCAACAAGCTCACCGAACGCGTCGCCGCCGAGCCGTTCGACGCCTGGAACCCCCAGGACCGCCACGAACTGCACGAAAGCCTGCTCGCGCCGCTGCATCTCGACGCCCGCACCGACGACGGCCCGAACATCGTCCCGCCGCACGACGTTCCGGTGATCACCGACACCTGGGTGCTGTTCCTGCGTCGGCGCCCCACCCGTCACGAGCGCTTCTACCTGCAGCTGGCCGAACGGCTGCGCGACGACTCGGTGCTCCCCCAGTCGCTGGCCGCGGTGGTGGCCGACGACGACGAACTGCAGGCCGCACTGGGCGCGGCCCCCGACGACAACTCCTGGCTGCCCGTCGGCGAGCGCCTGCTCATGCCTCTGGCGGCCAATGCCGAGCAGGAGCGCATCGCCCGGCAGCTGTCCCGAGAGCGCGGTGTCACGGTGCAGGGCCCACCCGGCACGGGCAAGAGCCACACCATCGCCAACCTGGTGAGTCACCTTCTCGCACACGGCAAACGGGTGCTGGTGACGGCGCAGAACGAGCAGGCGCTCACCGTCCTGCGCGACAAGATCCCCGAGGAGCTGCGGGATCTGTCGATCGCGGTGCTGGGTTCGTCGAACGAGTCGATGGAGCAGCTGCGGGGCTCGGCGCAGGCGGTGCAGGACATCGCCTCGCAGATCGACGTGGACTTCGAGACCGCCCTCGTCGAGAAACTCGACACCGAGCTCGACCAGGTGCGCGCGCAGCTGCGTGACGTCGAGCAGGCCGTTCTCGAGGCGCTGCGCACCGAAGACGCCCAGTGGCCCCTGCCGTCGGGGCCACAGCGGGCTCCGGAGGTGGCGCGCTGGCTCACGGCGCACGAGCACGACCTCGGCCTGATCCCCGACGAGCTCGCGGTCGATGCGGTTCCGCCGCTCGATCCGTCGCAGCTGGCGCGGCTTTTCGACCTGAGCGAACGGCTGATGCCGACCGATGCGCACGCCCTGCGCACGAAGCGGCCGCGCGGTGATCTGCCCACGCCGACCCAGCTCGTCGCCCTGACCGGCAAGCTCGACCAGCTGCGGCAGGACGTGGCCGATCTGGAGCACTCGGGTGTCGACGTGGAGGCTCTCGACCGCGTCGAACCGGAGGCACTGGTCGAGTTGCGGTCACTGGTAGACGCGTCGGCGAGCCGGCTCGCGCGCCTCGAGAACCCCGGGCTCGACCGGATCCGTTCCGAGGTGCGCGCGTCCGGACAGGCCCGGCAGACCTGGGAGAACCGTTCCGGGCAGCTGAAGCAGCTCACCGACCGGGCCGCCGACCTGCAGCGGGCCCTGTTCGGGCACGAGATCCAGCTGCCGGTGGGCGATGTCCACGAGCAGAAGCGTCTGCTGGCCGATCTCGGGCAGAGATTCGCCGCAGGCAAGGGACTTCCGCGCTTCGGTGGGGGCGATCTCAAGCAGCTGCACGCCCAGGCCCTCGTCGACGGCCGGGCACTGCGCACCCCCGAAGACGTGCAGCTGGCCACGACCCAGCTCGAGCTCACCGAGGCCCGCGGTTCGATCCTGCGCATGCTCGCCCAGCTGGCCCCGCTCGAGGTCCCGCCCGACGGGCCCGACTTCGTGCACGGGACAACGGTTCTCGCCGAGCAGCTGGCCCAGGCCCTGACCTGGGAGACGGTCGATCAGCCGGCCCTGCTCGAGCGGCTGCGCCCGGTGATGCCCCACCTGCAGGCCGGTCTGAGTGCCGAGGAGCTGCACCACGGGGGCCGGCTGCTGGCGGCCTCGGGTGCCCGGCAGGAAGAGCGCACGGTCACGGCCGAACTCGAGTCCCTGGCCGCTGAGCTGCGCGCGGGCGCGGAGGCGACCGACGCGTCCCCCATCTGGAACACCCTGCGCAACGCACTCGACCATCGCGACTGGGGCACCTGGGGCGTCACTCTCGACGAGGTGGCCCGGCTTTCGGGCCTGGAACCGATCGCCTCGGAGCAGAAGGAACTGGCCGCCCGGCTGGCCACCGTGGCCCCGGGCTGGTCGGCCGCGATCGTGGCCACCAGCGCCGATCCCGACGTGGTGGGGCTGAGCACGAGAACCGCCCAGATCTGGCACTGGCGCATCACCGCGACCTGGCTCGACGAGCTGCTGCGCGCCGGTGACCTGGCGCATCTGCAGGCCCAGGTGATCACGTTGCAGCAGCGTGAGCAGGCCCTGGTGCTGCAACGTGCGCGTCGCGGAGCCGGGCTCGGCCTCAAGCGCAACCTGCGTGACCTGAACCGCCGCGCGCTGGCTTCGTGGCTGCGGGCGCTGGGCAAACGCGGCAAGGGCACCGGCAAGTACGCACCGCACTGGGAGAGCGAGGCGCGCCGGTTCATGCCGAGCGCGATGGGTGCGGTGCCGGTGTGGATCATGCCCGTGCACCGGGTGATCGAGAACTTCGATCCGCTGGTCACCGAGCCGTTCGACGTGGTGATCGTCGACGAGTCGAGCCAGTGCGACCTGCTCTCGGTGGGGGTGCTGGCGCTGGGCGCGAAGGCGGTGGTGGTCGGCGACGACCAGCAGACCAGCCCGGCCGCGGTGGGTGTGAACCAGGAACGCATCATCGGCCTGCAGAACTCGCACCTGCCCGATGTCGGCGTGAAGAGCCTGCTCACGGTCGACCAGAGCCTGTACGCGCTGTCCGAGCTGATCTTCCCGAGCACGATCCTGCTGCGTGAGCACTTCCGTTGCGTGCCGGAGATCATCGAGTTCTCCAACCGCTACTACGACGGCGACATCCTGCCGTTGCGCGAGCCGTCCACCGCCGCCATCGGTGCGCCGTTGCGCCTGGTGCGCACCGAGACCGGCGCCACGAGCGGCTCGGCGTCGGGCGACAAGATCAACCGGATCGAGGCTGCGGCTCTGGTGGAGCAGGTCGTGGCCTGCCACCACGACCGGGCCTACGACGGCATGACGTTCGGCGTCGTCACGTTGCAGGGCTCGGCCCAGGCCCCGCTGATCGAGAACCTGCTGCGTGACCGGCTGGGCCCCGAGGCCTTCGCCGAACGGCGTCTGCGGGTGGGCAGCCCGCCGGCCTTCCAGGGTGACGAGCGCAACGTGGTCTTCGTGAGCGTGGTCGCCGACGACGCGACCTGGGCCGCCACCAAGAACGCGGACAAGCAGCGCATCAACGTCGCGGCGTCCCGTGCGCAAGACCAGCTGTGGGTGTTCCACACGGTCGAGCCCGGTCGTCTGCACGCCGACGACCAGCGGCGTGCCTTGCTGGAGTACGTGCGCGACGCGGGTCGTCGCCCGTTCCAGCCGGAGGGTCTCGAAGCGCGCTGCGAGAGCGATTTCGAGCTCGACCTGCTGCGCGAGTTGTTGCCTGCCGGGTACGAGGTGCAGGTGCAGCACCAGGTCGGGCGCTACCGCGTCGACCTGGTCGTGGTCGGGCAGCACGGCCGGCTCGCGATCGAGTGCGACGGTGACCGCGCCGATCTCGTCGACGGCTGGGAGGCCGGCATCCGGCGTCAGCGTCAGCTCGAGCGGCTGGGCTGGACGTTCTGGCGCATCCGGGCCTCCGAGTTCTACCGCGAGCGCTCCGAGACGGTCGCGACGCTGATCGAGCGGCTCGACAAGCTGGGCATCCGGCCGCGTGATCAGTGGCCGGTCACGGTCGATGCGGAGATTGAAGACGCGTCGGGAGACCCGGGCGGCCCGGTGACCTCGGGTGGTCCGGCGGACGCGGGTGGTCCGGCGGACGCGGGTGGCCCGGCGGCCTTGAGCGGTCCGGCGGACGCAGGTGGCCCGGTGGACGCAGGTGGCCCGGTGGATCTGGACGGCCCGGCCGACCAGGGTGCCCCGGTGGATCTGGACCGGGCCGGCGACACCCTCTTCGACCTGCCCGAGCGTTAG
- a CDS encoding DNA polymerase domain-containing protein, with product MAEKGTVLEVGGHEVTVTHPDKMVFPLAERPGGGVGITKLDLVQYYLAVADGALRGVAGRPMVLKRFVKGIDEEAFFQKRAPAKRPSFVEVAELKYASGRSAEEAVIRDAAGLAWVVNLGCIDLNPHPVLAEDLDRPDELRIDLDPMPGVEWPQVVEVAFVVKQVLADHGLSSWPKTSGSRGFHIYSRVEPTRPFKDLRLAAETVAREVENRVPDLATSKWWKEERGSVVFVDFNQMAKDRTTASVWSVRAVPDARVSTPLLWDDVEHCRMEQLTVATVLPRYEEQGDPWKGIENATGTVDSLLARAKELGPAEKPPKGTGRRQSTMPLIEVARTKTKPEALEWLEVWKQKYPSVAAHLEPADVLVDGMRGRSSLWYRIRINLQHVPEAERPPQEDLLADYNPWAGMTWDKGDQA from the coding sequence ATGGCTGAGAAGGGCACGGTTCTCGAGGTCGGTGGACACGAGGTCACCGTGACGCATCCCGACAAGATGGTGTTCCCGCTCGCCGAACGTCCGGGCGGGGGTGTGGGAATCACCAAACTCGACCTGGTGCAGTACTACCTGGCCGTGGCCGACGGCGCTCTGCGCGGCGTGGCCGGGCGGCCGATGGTGCTCAAGCGCTTCGTGAAGGGCATCGACGAGGAGGCGTTCTTCCAGAAGCGGGCTCCGGCGAAGCGCCCGTCGTTCGTCGAGGTGGCCGAGCTGAAGTATGCGAGCGGCCGTTCCGCCGAGGAGGCCGTGATCCGCGACGCCGCCGGCCTGGCCTGGGTGGTCAACCTCGGCTGCATCGACCTGAACCCGCACCCGGTGCTGGCCGAAGACCTCGACCGGCCCGACGAACTGCGCATCGACCTCGACCCGATGCCCGGCGTGGAATGGCCGCAGGTCGTCGAGGTGGCGTTCGTGGTGAAGCAGGTGCTGGCCGACCACGGACTGAGCAGCTGGCCCAAAACCTCCGGCTCCCGGGGCTTTCACATCTACTCCCGGGTGGAGCCGACGCGTCCGTTCAAGGATCTGCGCCTGGCCGCCGAGACGGTGGCCCGCGAGGTCGAGAATCGTGTGCCCGACCTGGCGACCTCGAAGTGGTGGAAGGAGGAGCGCGGGTCGGTGGTCTTCGTCGACTTCAACCAGATGGCGAAAGACCGCACCACGGCTTCGGTCTGGTCGGTGCGAGCGGTGCCCGACGCGAGGGTCTCCACCCCACTGCTCTGGGACGACGTGGAGCACTGCCGCATGGAGCAGCTCACCGTCGCCACGGTGCTCCCTCGGTACGAGGAACAGGGTGATCCCTGGAAAGGTATCGAAAATGCCACCGGCACGGTCGATTCCCTGCTCGCGCGGGCCAAGGAGCTGGGGCCGGCCGAGAAGCCGCCGAAGGGAACGGGGCGTCGTCAGTCCACGATGCCGCTGATCGAGGTGGCCCGCACCAAGACCAAGCCCGAGGCCCTGGAGTGGCTGGAGGTCTGGAAGCAGAAGTACCCGTCCGTCGCCGCCCACCTCGAACCGGCCGACGTGCTGGTCGACGGCATGCGCGGCCGCAGCTCGCTCTGGTACCGGATCCGCATCAACCTGCAGCACGTTCCCGAGGCCGAACGCCCGCCCCAGGAAGACCTTCTCGCCGACTACAACCCGTGGGCGGGCATGACCTGGGACAAGGGCGACCAGGCCTAA
- a CDS encoding helix-turn-helix domain-containing protein, translating into MPTLLDVLPRNVAAERARRGWLQKDLAQRLGWGGTKVSELETGARRVQVDELGPLCKALGVPLWKLAEGTDLEELEALGLTPPR; encoded by the coding sequence ATGCCCACTCTTCTGGATGTGCTGCCGCGCAACGTCGCGGCCGAGCGCGCCCGCCGCGGGTGGCTCCAGAAAGACCTCGCGCAACGTCTCGGCTGGGGCGGCACCAAGGTGTCCGAGCTCGAGACCGGCGCCCGCCGTGTGCAGGTCGACGAGCTCGGGCCGCTGTGCAAGGCGCTGGGAGTTCCGCTGTGGAAGCTCGCCGAGGGCACCGACCTCGAAGAGCTAGAGGCACTGGGACTAACCCCACCGCGCTGA
- a CDS encoding SPFH domain-containing protein, translating into MAEIRRYPFVWHVRSGTTDHLVHVRRGKTVHSGPGQAFWFRPLSAALSEVPIDDRELSLLFHARTSDFQDVSVQATVAYRMADPDRASRRLDFGLELKNGKWRGRPLEQIAQMLTEAAQQHALDLLVGLTLNQALVSGLGAVRARISQGLAADDRLAQTGVEVVDVRVVAVRPEADVERALQTPAREQVQQDADKATYERRALAVERERTISENELQSQIELATREEQLVTQRGANERRRATEAAAAGRIETQAKAEQTQVLAQARAETTRLVGAAEAETEAARMAVYSEIDRGVLFALAAREAAAHLPQIGSLTLTPDAITSALTALASSTAQGAQGAQGSPGAQGSQGSRGGAR; encoded by the coding sequence ATGGCCGAGATCCGCCGCTACCCCTTCGTGTGGCACGTGCGCAGCGGCACCACTGATCATCTCGTGCATGTCCGCCGCGGCAAGACGGTGCACTCGGGGCCGGGGCAGGCTTTCTGGTTCCGGCCGCTGAGCGCCGCGCTCAGTGAGGTCCCGATCGACGACCGCGAGCTGAGCCTGCTCTTCCACGCCCGCACCTCGGACTTCCAGGACGTCTCGGTGCAGGCCACCGTCGCCTACCGGATGGCCGACCCGGACCGGGCCTCCCGCCGCCTCGACTTCGGGCTGGAGCTGAAGAACGGCAAGTGGCGCGGGCGTCCGCTCGAGCAGATCGCCCAGATGCTCACCGAGGCCGCGCAGCAGCACGCCCTCGACCTGCTGGTGGGCCTCACGCTCAACCAGGCGCTCGTCTCCGGCCTCGGTGCGGTCCGCGCCCGGATCAGCCAGGGGCTGGCCGCGGACGACCGGCTGGCCCAGACCGGCGTGGAGGTCGTCGACGTGCGCGTCGTGGCGGTGCGGCCGGAGGCCGACGTCGAGCGGGCGCTCCAGACCCCGGCCCGTGAGCAGGTGCAGCAGGATGCCGACAAGGCGACCTACGAGCGCCGGGCACTGGCTGTGGAGCGGGAGCGGACGATCAGCGAGAACGAGCTGCAGTCGCAGATCGAGCTGGCCACCCGGGAGGAGCAGCTGGTGACCCAGCGGGGTGCGAACGAACGGCGGCGGGCCACCGAGGCGGCGGCCGCCGGCCGGATCGAGACCCAGGCCAAGGCCGAGCAGACGCAGGTGCTGGCCCAGGCCCGGGCCGAGACCACCCGTCTGGTCGGTGCCGCCGAGGCCGAGACCGAGGCCGCCCGGATGGCCGTGTACTCCGAGATCGACCGGGGTGTGCTCTTCGCCCTGGCCGCCCGCGAGGCCGCTGCGCACCTGCCGCAGATCGGAAGCCTGACGCTGACGCCGGATGCCATCACGAGTGCGCTCACCGCGCTGGCTTCTTCAACGGCCCAAGGGGCTCAGGGTGCTCAGGGCTCGCCGGGTGCTCAGGGCTCTCAGGGTTCTCGGGGCGGCGCCCGGTGA
- a CDS encoding NUDIX hydrolase — protein MSGTENTDSPYDPSKYPPIAVTVDVVLLTIQDDSLSVLLVRRGQEPFKGSYALPGGFVQPDETLAAAAARELEEETGATGMHLEQLGTYGDPGRDPRMRVVSVVYLALIPNPPEVTGGSDAEVAEWSPVASFLDATLPEDPSLLAFDHRRILRDGVERARGKLEYSGLATAFCSDEFTVGELRRVYEIVWGVELDARNFHRKVTGTLGFLEATGEMTTRGGGRPAQLFKRGATQTLNPPILRPSPTVL, from the coding sequence GTGTCCGGCACCGAGAACACCGACAGCCCGTACGACCCGTCCAAGTACCCGCCGATCGCCGTGACGGTCGACGTGGTGCTGCTGACCATCCAGGACGACAGCCTCTCGGTCCTGCTGGTGCGGCGCGGCCAGGAGCCGTTCAAGGGCAGCTACGCCCTGCCCGGCGGATTCGTGCAGCCGGACGAGACACTGGCCGCGGCGGCCGCCCGGGAGCTGGAGGAAGAGACCGGCGCGACCGGCATGCACCTCGAGCAGCTCGGCACCTACGGCGACCCGGGCCGCGACCCCCGCATGCGGGTGGTGAGCGTGGTCTACCTGGCGCTGATCCCGAACCCGCCCGAGGTGACCGGAGGCAGCGACGCCGAGGTGGCCGAATGGTCACCGGTGGCCTCGTTCCTCGACGCGACCCTGCCCGAAGACCCGTCCCTGCTGGCCTTCGACCACCGCCGGATCCTGCGCGACGGGGTGGAGCGCGCCCGCGGCAAGCTCGAGTACTCGGGCCTGGCCACCGCCTTCTGCTCGGACGAGTTCACCGTCGGCGAGCTGCGCCGGGTCTACGAGATCGTCTGGGGCGTGGAGCTCGACGCCCGCAACTTCCACCGCAAGGTCACCGGCACGCTCGGCTTCCTGGAGGCGACCGGCGAGATGACCACGCGCGGCGGCGGGCGGCCGGCCCAGCTGTTCAAGCGCGGGGCCACCCAGACCCTGAATCCGCCCATCCTGAGGCCCTCGCCGACCGTGCTGTGA